The proteins below come from a single Streptomyces sp. SCSIO 75703 genomic window:
- a CDS encoding CynX/NimT family MFS transporter gives MMDPMASEETRTLHSTTAGTAAEPGARVPDGPGGPAGSAAPAWTRWTTRLLIAGIVLAALNLRPAITSLGALLEEVRDGLGMSGSVAGLLTSVPPLCFAVFGVAAPRLARRFGLGAVVCLGMVAIGAGLAIRPYAGGTAGFLAATALALMGIAVSNVLMPVIVKRYFPDRVGTMTGLYSMALACGTSAAAAVTVPLTGLMGGGWRPGLAVWALLGVAAVLPWLPFVRERGTSARPETAAEPSATRPAPGSSAEVPVLRMARSGTAWALAVFFGLQATAAYITMGWMAQVYRDAGVPAGTAGLLLAVIMVMGVPLAFVIPRVASRLPHQGPIVVLLGVFGLVGYTGMYLAPAAGAWVWALFLGVANCAFPLALTMVGLRARTGAGVAQLSAFAQSTGYLISIPGPLLVGVLYQHSGGWGLPIALMAGLMVPQMIFGVLAGRNRTVEDEAAR, from the coding sequence ATGATGGACCCCATGGCTAGTGAGGAAACCCGGACGCTGCACTCCACCACCGCCGGTACCGCGGCCGAGCCCGGTGCCCGGGTACCCGACGGGCCCGGCGGCCCGGCGGGGAGCGCCGCACCCGCGTGGACGCGCTGGACGACCCGGCTGCTCATCGCCGGCATCGTCCTGGCCGCGCTCAACCTGCGCCCGGCCATCACAAGCCTCGGCGCCCTCCTGGAGGAGGTCCGCGACGGACTCGGCATGAGCGGCAGCGTCGCCGGACTGCTCACCTCCGTGCCCCCGCTGTGCTTCGCCGTCTTCGGTGTCGCCGCCCCCCGCCTGGCCCGCCGCTTCGGCCTCGGTGCGGTGGTCTGCCTCGGCATGGTCGCCATCGGCGCCGGTCTGGCGATCCGGCCCTACGCCGGCGGCACGGCCGGTTTCCTGGCGGCCACCGCCCTGGCCCTGATGGGCATCGCGGTCAGCAACGTCCTGATGCCGGTCATCGTCAAGCGCTACTTCCCCGACCGCGTCGGCACCATGACCGGCCTGTACTCGATGGCCCTGGCCTGCGGCACCTCGGCCGCCGCCGCGGTCACCGTGCCGCTGACCGGCCTCATGGGCGGCGGCTGGCGTCCGGGCCTCGCGGTGTGGGCGCTCCTCGGGGTGGCCGCCGTCCTGCCCTGGCTGCCCTTCGTCCGCGAACGCGGCACGTCGGCCCGGCCGGAGACCGCCGCCGAGCCCTCCGCCACGCGCCCGGCCCCCGGGTCCTCCGCCGAGGTGCCGGTGCTGCGTATGGCCCGCAGCGGCACGGCCTGGGCGCTCGCCGTCTTCTTCGGCCTCCAGGCCACCGCCGCGTACATCACCATGGGCTGGATGGCGCAGGTCTACCGGGACGCGGGCGTGCCCGCCGGGACCGCCGGACTGCTCCTCGCCGTGATCATGGTGATGGGCGTGCCGCTGGCCTTCGTCATCCCGAGGGTGGCCTCGCGTCTGCCCCATCAGGGCCCCATCGTGGTGCTGCTGGGCGTCTTCGGGCTCGTCGGCTACACCGGGATGTACCTGGCCCCGGCGGCCGGCGCCTGGGTCTGGGCGCTGTTCCTCGGCGTCGCCAACTGTGCCTTCCCGCTGGCCCTGACCATGGTCGGCCTGCGGGCCCGGACCGGCGCGGGCGTCGCCCAGCTCTCGGCGTTCGCGCAGAGCACCGGCTACCTGATCTCCATCCCCGGCCCGCTCCTGGTCGGCGTCCTCTACCAGCACAGCGGCGGCTGGGGCCTGCCGATCGCGCTGATGGCCGGGCTGATGGTGCCGCAGATGATCTTCGGCGTCCTGGCCGGCCGCAACCGCACGGTGGAGGACGAGGCGGCCCGCTGA
- a CDS encoding SGM_5486 family transporter-associated protein gives MLDPNPPNGQKKMLLVFGGFLAIFVVIGIIATLVAP, from the coding sequence ATGCTCGATCCCAACCCCCCGAACGGCCAGAAGAAGATGCTGCTCGTCTTCGGCGGCTTCCTTGCGATCTTCGTGGTCATCGGCATCATCGCCACGCTCGTCGCCCCCTGA